A window of Blautia argi genomic DNA:
TTTACACGGCACCGGATTTTAGTGTATCATAGGAATAACAGGGGAAAAGCAGATTTGGGAAGGAGGGAAGCTGCATATGAGAGAAAAAGTCATGCGTCTGGTTCTTTCTTTTTCCACCACTACCCATGCCATGGCAGCAGAAAAATGGTTTCAAGAGGAGGGGCTTCCCGGAAGGCTGATTCCTCTTCCCTCCAGTATTTCTGCGGAATGTGGGTTGGCGTGGTGTACCGATACAGGACAGAAAGCCTGTGTGGAAAAGGCGGTAAAGGAAGGACAGCTGCAAATACAGGAAATACATGAAGTCGAGTTATATGAAAGGAAAGAAAGATGAATACGAACATTGATGCAAAGGGTATGACCTGCCCAAAACCGGTCATTTTGGCAAAAAAGGCAATGGACGCCTGCAAAAAAGGAGAAAAGGTCTGCATACTTGTAGACAATCAAATTGCAGTGGAAAATCTGCGAAAACTGGCAGCCTCCCAGAAGGCAGACTATTGGTTTAAGAAAAAAGGGGAAAAGGAGTATGAGGTTGTTATTACCGTACAGGAAGAGTATACATCTG
This region includes:
- a CDS encoding DUF3343 domain-containing protein, with protein sequence MREKVMRLVLSFSTTTHAMAAEKWFQEEGLPGRLIPLPSSISAECGLAWCTDTGQKACVEKAVKEGQLQIQEIHEVELYERKER